CGCCGGGTCGCTGTCCACCGCCAGGACGGCCGCCCCGAATCGGGCGGCCTCCACGGCCAGGGCCCCGCTGCCGGAGCCGATGTCCCACAGGAGGTCTCCGGTACGGGGGCCCAGGGCGGCCAGTTGGGCGGCGCGCAGCCCCGGGGACTCGCCCTCGCCGCTCTCGTCCCCGGTGCCGATGGCGCCGCCCGGGTAGGCCTCGGGGGGCAGTGCCCAGCCGCGTACGCCCGGGGGCTGGGCGGGGTTCCGGCCGGCGATCCAGGCGCCGGTGGCCTGCGGTTCGGGGCCGCCGCCGATGACGATCACGACGTTGGGGTCGCGCCAGACGTGGTCGGCGGCCTTGTCGGAGGTGAGGACGCTGACCTGTTCGCGTGCGGTGCCGAGTTCCTCGCAGACGACGAAGGTGCGGTGGACGCCTTCGAGGAGCAGGGCGAGTTCGGCGGGGCCGGCGCCGGGCGAGGTGAGGACGGCGACCTTGTGGTGGGCGCGGCAGACATTGACGGCGCGGCGCAGGGTGCGGGGGTGGGCGACGACGATCTGGGCGTCCTCCCACGGCATTCCGGCGCGGGCGAAGGCGGTGGCGACGGAGGACACGGCGGGCACCACTTCGACTTCGAGGCCGTGCTCGGGCGCGCGGAGGTTGCGTACGACTCCGAAGAAGCCGGGATCCCCGTCGGCGAGGACCACGGCACTGCCCCGGTGTCCGGCGATCCGGCGGGCGGCCAGGTCGATGGAGCCCAGGCGGATCCGTTCGGCGTCGGCCGGGACTTCGGGGAGTGCGAGGTGGTGAGCGGCCCCGGCGACGAGCGTGGCGGCCGAGAGGGCGGCCGTGGCCGCTCCGGTCAGTGGCGAGCCGTCCCAGCCGATCACGGTGACCCGATCGGCCATCTGTCGTCAGTCTCCTGGAGTTGTCGCAGGTGGGGATGCCCGCGAGAGACGGGCAGCCTGAGACTACCCGGTCCGTACCAACGCGGCGCCAGGACCCCTGTGCGGGGTCAGTTCCAGTCGTTGTAGGCGCCGTAGCCACCCGCGTCGGCGAGCTGCTCGGCAACCCCTTCGAGATCCTCGGGAAGCAGGCCCCAGACGATCAGATCGGTCCTGATGTCGGTCCAGCCTCCGTCCGTGCCGTTCTCGGTCCGGGTGCGCGCTATGCAGGCGTTGCGCAGGACGCCCTCGCTGATGCAGCCGAGCTTCTGGGCGACCTGCTGGGAGGCGGTGTTGTCGGCGGCGGTGCGCAGCTCGATGCGCTCGAAGCCCTGGTCGCGGAAGAGCCACTGGGCGAGCGCGAGCACGGCCTCGGTGGCGTATCCCTCGCCGCGTGCCCAGGGGGCGGTGATGTACGCCGCCTCGGTGGCGAGGGTGCGCCAGTCGGTGTTGCGCAGGCGGACCGAGCCGACGAGGCGCTGCGTGAGGAATTCGGTGACGGCGAAGACGATGCCGTCGCCGCTGGAGCGCTGTGCGGGGGCGATCCTGCGGACCCAGCGCTCGGCGTCGACCTGGGTGTACGGGTAGGGGGCCTCGGTCCAGGCGGTGACGAGTTCGTCGTTCATCATCTCGATGTACGCGGGGACGTCCGCCATGTCGAAGGGGCGCAGCACCAACCGGTCCGTGCTGATGGAGATGTCCGGAAAGGTGGAAGTCATGCGCAGCTCCATGCCGAAGGCCGTGTAAAGGCACAGCATGCAGCATCGGCCCCGCGTTGTGCATGGGCGGGTCCGCACGACGGAGCCCCGCGCCCCCTGGTGGGGTGTGCGGGGCTCGTCGGACAAATGCCGTGCGGGTGTCAGGACTTGGCGTCGGTACCGAAGGCCGGGATGACCGATCCCTGGTAGGTGTCCTCGATGAACTTCTTGACCTCGTCGGAGTGGAGGAGCTTCACGAGCTTCTGGACGCGGGCGTCCTTCTCGTTGCCCTTCTTCACGGCGATGATGTTGGCGTAGGGGTTGCCCTCGGCCTTC
This sequence is a window from Streptomyces sp. NBC_01217. Protein-coding genes within it:
- the cbiE gene encoding precorrin-6y C5,15-methyltransferase (decarboxylating) subunit CbiE, translated to MADRVTVIGWDGSPLTGAATAALSAATLVAGAAHHLALPEVPADAERIRLGSIDLAARRIAGHRGSAVVLADGDPGFFGVVRNLRAPEHGLEVEVVPAVSSVATAFARAGMPWEDAQIVVAHPRTLRRAVNVCRAHHKVAVLTSPGAGPAELALLLEGVHRTFVVCEELGTAREQVSVLTSDKAADHVWRDPNVVIVIGGGPEPQATGAWIAGRNPAQPPGVRGWALPPEAYPGGAIGTGDESGEGESPGLRAAQLAALGPRTGDLLWDIGSGSGALAVEAARFGAAVLAVDSDPAACARTAAAARSFAVQIQVVEGRAPHVLERLPEPDVVRIGGGGAPVVTAVTERRPERIVTHASTRDEAEALGAALTGNGYTVRCSLLQSVELDTAAWSERERSVVFLLSALRSDLAP
- a CDS encoding GNAT family N-acetyltransferase yields the protein MLCLYTAFGMELRMTSTFPDISISTDRLVLRPFDMADVPAYIEMMNDELVTAWTEAPYPYTQVDAERWVRRIAPAQRSSGDGIVFAVTEFLTQRLVGSVRLRNTDWRTLATEAAYITAPWARGEGYATEAVLALAQWLFRDQGFERIELRTAADNTASQQVAQKLGCISEGVLRNACIARTRTENGTDGGWTDIRTDLIVWGLLPEDLEGVAEQLADAGGYGAYNDWN